The DNA region ATCTACTGTACTTATAAAAAGGCGAATATTGTTATCAGTTTCGATAAACGTAGTGTTAGCCAACATAAACAAGATATAGCTCCTAATGGCTTACATTTTTGCGATGATACAGATTCGCATGGAACCGAGTGTGTTGGATTACCATTATTAAGGTTAATGAAAGAGCACTATGGTAATCAAGGGAATATGTCTTTAGCTTCGGTGGCGATCTTTTGTGCTGTATTAGGTATCCCTCTCAAGATAATGAAAGATACCATTAAAAAAGAATTCAGACGTTATGTTCCAGAAAATATGGCTTTTGCAGAAGCAGTTTATAGTTCGGTTAAAGAAAAGGACATATCTTATTTGCTTGAGTTTGAACTAACGAATTCATGTTCTAGTGAGCTATACACAGGCAATCAAATGATAGCCTTAGGGGCTTGGGTTGCCGGAATGGATTGTTACTTTAGCTATCCCATGACTCCGGCTTCATCAATATTGCACTATTTAGCATTAAAGCAAAGCGATCTTGGCGTTACAACTGTACACGCAGAAAGCGAATTGGCGGCAGCCAATATGGCAATTGGGGCGTGTTTTGCCGGCAAACGAGCTGCTGTTGGTAGTAGTGGGGGTGGCATAGCATTGATGCAGGAAGCATTTTCTTTGGCTGGAATGGTGGAAGCTCCGCTGCTATTCATTCTTTCATCCCGACCTGGACCTGCAACAGGAGTTTCTACATACACTGCTCAAGAAGATCTATATTTTGCCCTTAACCAAGGACACGGTGAATTCCCTCGTATTGTAGCAAGTCCAGATTGCTTAGAAAGAGCTTTTTCACTAACGGCAGAATTAATGCAACTAGCATGGGCTAGTCAAAGTCCGGCAATTCTGCTTACCGAAAAGCATCTCAGTGAAAGCATGGCAAATGTCAAGATTCCGGATTTGAGCTTACAAGAATATACCTTTCAGGAACAAGAAGATCGAGAGTACTGGAGATATAGAATCAATCAAAGCGGTGTATCTGCACTGAAGTTTCCCGGCTCAGATAATTGCTCTGAAGATGATGTAATAAAATGGAACAGTAACGAGCATCTGGAAAGTGGAGTTCGCACCGATGATCCTGAATGCATTATCAATATGAAAGAGAAACGGATGCGAAAATCTGACACTATATATAAGCTTAGCAAAGCCAATAAGCGAGTAGAGATATTTGGCTCTGGCAATATTTTAGTTTTTGCCTATGGATCTACGGCTCTGGAATTGCGGGAAGCCCTTAAATATTATAACTTTACTCTTATCGTTCCCATTTATTTAGATCCTTTCCCCAAAGAAGAGCTTGCCTTGTACCGTGAATGCGAAGCGATAGTTGTAGAACACTCATCAAAACCTAATTTTGCCAGATTTCTTAAAGAGCAATTAGAACTGAAAGTAAAAGCAAATATTCTCCGCTATGATGGTCGCCATTTTAGCCCCGAAGAACTAATAACCGCTATCAAAGAGGCAGAGGATGCGTAGTTTAAAAAGCTCAAAAGAAAATACATGGTGTATTGGATGTGGGAATTTTGGTATTTTTGCTGCGTTTAGAAAATGCATTCAGTCTTTGGTAGATGAAGGCTATTCGTTGGCTGATATTGTTATAACATCCGGTATAGGATGTCATGGCAAGATTTTCGATTATCTGGATATATCTGGGGTATATGGATTGCACGGAAGAGCATTGGCTACTGCTCAGGGCATCAAAATTGCAAATCCTAAGCTTCACGTTATATCGTTTGGTGGAGATGGAGATAGCATGGGTGAGGGGCTTGAACACACTTTATTTGCCGCCAAGCGTAATATGGATATAACTTTAATCTTACACAACAACGGTAATTATGGGCTTACTACCGGACAAGCTTCTCCACTTTCGAATATCGGCTTTAAAGGAATATCCACTCCAAACGGAAATGTCGAGCGTCCTTTTAATGCCGTAAACTTGTTAATAGAAGCAGGGGCAAGCTTTGTAGCTAGAGCGTACAGTGCTAATATAGATCATCTCTCTCATATCTTGCATAAGGCAATAATCCATAGAGGCTTTTCCTTTGTTGAAGTGTTACAGCCCTGTGTAAGCTATAATAATACATACGAGTTGTTTAACAACAACTGTATGATACTTGATACTTTACCTACGGATAAAGCTCATGCCAGATCGTTGGCATCAGATCCAGATGTTTTTTATTTGGGAGTATTTCATGAACAACAGCTTCCAGTATATCACGAATCAATAGCAATCCAATCGACGTCAATGACTTTAGCGCAACGAATTCAATTTATCCACAATAATAAATGAAGAAACGTTTATCTTTCCAGCTCTTATTTCTTTTGTTTGGTTCTGCAATTATGACATTTGTCATAGTTTCAGGAAAGAAATCGATCCATAACATCTGTCCCAATGCGATAATATGCTTTGGGATATTAAAGGGAAACATTATAACGCTTAGTCTCGGCTTGACTTCATTAGGCATATTTTTAGGTATCCTGTTCATGATTGTTGCCATGTTTTGGGGTAGAATGTTTTGTGGTTATGTATGCCCCTTAGGCACGATTCAGGAGCTGATCTTCAGGGTTTTCCACAAAAGAAAAAATCGTCAGATTCCCTATTTTGTCGAGCGCAAGTTAAGTAAGATAAAATATTGGCTTATGGGTATTAGTATTGTATTGGTGGGTTCGGGGTTTGCGTGGATATCTATTAACTTATGTCCAATT from Candidatus Cloacimonadota bacterium includes:
- a CDS encoding thiamine pyrophosphate-dependent enzyme, producing the protein MRSLKSSKENTWCIGCGNFGIFAAFRKCIQSLVDEGYSLADIVITSGIGCHGKIFDYLDISGVYGLHGRALATAQGIKIANPKLHVISFGGDGDSMGEGLEHTLFAAKRNMDITLILHNNGNYGLTTGQASPLSNIGFKGISTPNGNVERPFNAVNLLIEAGASFVARAYSANIDHLSHILHKAIIHRGFSFVEVLQPCVSYNNTYELFNNNCMILDTLPTDKAHARSLASDPDVFYLGVFHEQQLPVYHESIAIQSTSMTLAQRIQFIHNNK
- a CDS encoding 4Fe-4S binding protein; translated protein: MTFVIVSGKKSIHNICPNAIICFGILKGNIITLSLGLTSLGIFLGILFMIVAMFWGRMFCGYVCPLGTIQELIFRVFHKRKNRQIPYFVERKLSKIKYWLMGISIVLVGSGFAWISINLCPIYALSRIPSLAPLGLFTLAVILIGGLFLERLWCRFLCPYAALLNIAQALGGLFGIKRKKIRRNLERCIDCGVCSFNCPMNIDILGDEYVNALDCIHCQRCIEKCPKIGTITEEKEH
- a CDS encoding 2-oxoacid:acceptor oxidoreductase family protein; translation: MSHRVFTVLVGGKAGEGIKKAAQVIGKIAVANNYNVFQTDDYQSLIKGGHNFSLVSLGKDPIYCTYKKANIVISFDKRSVSQHKQDIAPNGLHFCDDTDSHGTECVGLPLLRLMKEHYGNQGNMSLASVAIFCAVLGIPLKIMKDTIKKEFRRYVPENMAFAEAVYSSVKEKDISYLLEFELTNSCSSELYTGNQMIALGAWVAGMDCYFSYPMTPASSILHYLALKQSDLGVTTVHAESELAAANMAIGACFAGKRAAVGSSGGGIALMQEAFSLAGMVEAPLLFILSSRPGPATGVSTYTAQEDLYFALNQGHGEFPRIVASPDCLERAFSLTAELMQLAWASQSPAILLTEKHLSESMANVKIPDLSLQEYTFQEQEDREYWRYRINQSGVSALKFPGSDNCSEDDVIKWNSNEHLESGVRTDDPECIINMKEKRMRKSDTIYKLSKANKRVEIFGSGNILVFAYGSTALELREALKYYNFTLIVPIYLDPFPKEELALYRECEAIVVEHSSKPNFARFLKEQLELKVKANILRYDGRHFSPEELITAIKEAEDA